TAAAATGTGAAAgagaaattattaattatattaagagAAAGGTAcctaaaaagttaaaaataaataaagaaaaaattataaaaatgagtgAATAATGTAATAAGTTtgatattgataaaattaatttagtataattttacCTTTCATCATAAACCTAATTTAAAgtacaatataattaatatgaataatattgacattcaatgtatattattattttaaaaatataattattttaatcaaccaattaacttaaaataaatcgtggataattatttgaatataataaaaataataattttaagtcATTAAATGAATTatcatcaagaagaaaataCAAGGATATCATTTGAAGTGTGATACGTTTGCTTTCTCACGTTGTCATCGATCCCTCTATTGTGAAAATAGCAAATCCATTTCTCCTGAAAATCACCGTATTTCAATAATTACAAAAggctaaacaaaaataaaatttctttactttttaattcttataaacaTTATTCTCCCAAAACCATACACACttaaattctttgaaaatataaaaaattaaaacattaataaaaaataagtaacaaAATTTATccgaaatttaaatttaattaaacatattttgtatataagaaaattaacataagcacttatattaaaattaatatctacgtttatattttaaattttgcatatatatatatatatatataatataatataataaaacaatattggTTAACACTACTGGGTCACGTTATACAgtgattgatttattttttctttttcaataaaattacttaattttctttcattgaatCTCTTCGCAACTTTTGTTAACAACGACTCTCTTATATTCCGTTTTAACAtagaatttgatattttaagtCGTTTCGGTGTAAGAAACGAAACAGGCCATccagtttaatttaaaaaaaaaatgaatgaaactgttttttttaaatcgaTTAGTAAAAAACTGATAGTGAGTGGCTcgatgaaaatattttttaagaaagaggtattttatgataaaatattcagtacaataataatttctttttcttagtaAAATATCTAAATGACCActgatattttgatttattgGACACAATGTGTCAATGCAAATCACATATAAAAGTGTTTTGACGTGCATCACATATAAATCATCTCAAGATGGATCATAGAAGATTATCGGACTTTTTTCGTACTGAGATCAAAACACACATCTTCATTTCTCACCACCATTAGTTAAAGCATGGCAGAACCAACCAATGATGAAGGGTTATAGAGGAAAGTCTCTTAGTAATAGTTTTTCATAACAATCAAcaaacttcaaatttttcaaCGGTCAATAACTGTCAGTTGCGCCCCTATATATTGTCTGTAAGAACACTAGTTGTCTCAATTACCAACAAATCGTGTCTTAGTGGCGGCGCTGTGTTTTTGGCGCCGCTACTACACACATTTCCATTTTTTCCACAGTGATTAAGGGTGTTTTTCTCCATGGATAATAATTGTAATAACTACTCCGACTCATTTCACAGTCCACTTATCGGTAACTACATCGAACCAGACCCTGCACTTATCTATATATTAAACGACCAACCCAATGTACAGCAACGAAATGCACAACAAAATGATCCTTTTGTCGTTGAACAGGATCATGTTTCCTTCACTGGTCTAACGATTCAAGATGTATCCACGCATAGCGATAATGATTTCACCATAGGAGGAGTTCCTAATTTGGAAAACGGGGGTTGGTCGACGAGGAAGCGTAAATTTCCCTACATGGATTCAATGATTGAAGGTCATCCCGTGCATGGCGATAATACTTTTCCCAACGAACTTCAATTTTGGCCTCCTGGGCCgtttgatattgatattgatGCCTCATTTGATCCATTTCTTCATAATTTGATCGACCGGGACATCTCAATTTTCGATCTATCCAATGATGAACTCATTGCACCCTCTTCTCAACAAAATGCATTGCCCCAGCACCAACACGCTGTGCCAGGGCAACAAAATGCACTTTGCAAACAGCCAAATGCGCCGCCTCAGAACCAAAATTTGTATCCCTTTGGCCTTGAACAGATTCATGTACCCATCTTGAATCCAACGTTCCAAGATCAATCCTTGCATGTCAATTATAATTTTGCAACTGGAGAAGTTCCTAACATTGACATGGAGGGTCCATCAAGGAGGAAGGTTAAACAACCCATGGCTGAACATCCATTATTAAAGCATGGTATACTGAACGAGGAAGATGTGGTAGCACTTGACCATTGGCCCCCGTCACCAAAGTCAATGTCTTGCTCTTGCTGTCAAATTCTTAGACAAATAATTCATACAGATGGTAATTAAGTTTatacacaaatatatattagCCAGTACGTTTTTCGTCCtcgttttcattttctttaaattttaaacactcCGCAGGTTTTAAGTTCGAAAAGTTAGAGATTCATGGATCGCTTGGGGTGATTGGCCATGCGATATTCCACGTTCAGGATATGACACCGGGTGGTGAACCTCCAAGAGAAGTTTATCAAATGATAAAGCAAGTTCTAACTTCCATATGTGTTGCTTTGGTGgaactatatatttatttgcaTTGAAGCATGAACATGTGTTTAATTATCCAAAACAATCATTGTGAATTAAAGTCATAGTTTTTAGTTGCTATATCTGTCGTTATTAACCTTCATCTTTTCTGGTATTACCAGTTTCGGCCTCAAAAGCATAGAACAAATAAGGAGTTTCCTGGTAGCATACTGCAAGGACCAGACAAGATTAGGGTTCGTCACTCTGGATGATCCGTTATCTGCATATTATGATACCATCTGCACTGGACTTGATTGGGCTGAACATAATGACGGGGACGATGACTTGAGTCCACGTTggtcttcttctcttaattCTCAAGTTTCTCTTCGACCAATAATGACAGTTTCACTctgaattttgaatatttttttctcctgTAGTTAATGGCACAGAGCCCGAGTCTGATTCTGAGCCCGAGCCCGAGCCCGAGAGTGTTCCGGAGCCTGAGACTGTTTCTGAGCCAGACCTTGTTCCCGAGCCTGGTAATGGGGAGGCTTCAACTGCTAGGCCTAAGCCTAAACGTAATATGGCAGTTCAGGTAagagtttttgttttctaaagaGGTTTTGCGTTTGCGCGTAAATACCACTTGTTTTaatattgtcttttatttttttacgttACACAGAGAAAGAGAGTACCAAAGATGACAATGAATGATTTGAGCCCTTTCTTCCATTTAACTATTAGGGATGCTGCAGATAAATTGGAGGTAAGCGACTCTGTGGTGAAGAAAATCAGTCGCTTGGGAAACTTAAAAAGATGGCCACAAAGAAAGGTTagatttgttgtttgattttctgAACATCATGGGATTTTTTTTGGATTTATCACTATATAGGTGTTGATGTGTTCAGCTGCAAAGCCTTGCGAAGGATGTGAGAGTGTTGAGAAAAGCATTGGATTCGCCCTATGAAGGGACAAGGCAGAGAGTTCGACAAGAAATTCAACGACTCCAACTAGAAATGGTAGCGATCTGTGGTGGAGTTACCCCAACCGGAATAGAAATTATCCAATTCGAAGAAGAATAGATTATGGTCAatgttttcctatttttttttgtttctttgtgacGGTCTGCTTGGTTTATGACTTTTCacggtggtggtggtggtgataacgagtgagtttttttttatatatatagatttttttgttttgataacaATAAGAttatcttttcaatatttttgccATTATCACGAATTCGTTTTTATATCTAATTAAGTCAACCTCTAACAAAACGTTTCTTCAACAACAGATTTTTGACAACAATTTGACAACAACACGTGTCTCACTGTCATtggttgtttttattaaattttgtttaaagattcattttgttttggagggcatttttggaataattttcaaaaactttttggCGCTTTTCAGAAACCCTACTCTCTTTCCCCCTTTCCGAAACTCTCTCTCCTCCTTTTCGAAACTTTCTCTCCCCCTTCACCGAAAAATCCTTCAAAACTCTATCTCCGTCATTGAAGTTCcttcctttgaaactctctccGTCATTGAAGTGGTGTCTCTGTCCACCGTTGTTCGTCCGTCGCTTGGGTCCACCAATGTCTTTGGAGGAAgtcgtctctctctctctatgcCATTGAAGTGCTTTCTGTGCGCCATTTCTCCAAAGCTCTCGTTTTTCCGCTGGCACCGTTGTTCCTTCGCCATTTCTCCAGAACCTTACCTCTCAACTTATAAACACCCTTCGTGGGTCTTCCATCTACATAGGACTCACCAAAGTTGAAATTGCTTGTTGTGAACGCCTTAAACCATCACTAACAGGGGGATCAATCCAAAAAACCTTGAAAACACAGTCGTCAGGACTGTTGGGGAGTGCTTCGGCCATGTCTGGGTAGCACTCCTCAAGTTTTGGTACAAAAGGGGATTTttccactggtaatcgattaccagctccctgtaatcgattacaacaacatcAGTCCTGTGTCAATGATGACGAACAAACAATGAtcatgcacctcacctcagtTGGAGAAAAtcacctaaatggacattttttttgaagaaatcaatgacttaacctcattattggtgcagggagcacacccaataacgtttaactcactcacccatctcaaaaaatgaaaaattcaacaaaaatagagaatggggagcagtgttcatctagctggggagtacagttgaagtttctgtacaaattaccctttttcctcttgtaatcgattacaggggtcttgtaatcgattaccagaggaaaaagggtaatttgtacaaaaacaTCAACGGTACTCCCCATCTAGATTAACACTgctccccaactctgtttttctgaactttgctacttgttttgttcttaactttctccaccgaactccaaatgacttgattcttgttttgttggaatctagactcaaagagctttccaaCAACACAAGAATCAACgaatttggagttcggtggagaaagttatgagcaaaacaaccagcaaaggtcaaaggtggtagaaatatataaaacgttaactttaaggaattaactgcacctactcaggtgtccaaaaattatacattagtagtcattggaaagatatttgagtctatgttctaataaaaaaagaatcacatcatttggaggtctgtggaaaaagttatgattaaaatagtgagcaaaggtcaaagttgacagcatgggttatgcacctcacctcaattggagaaaaccacctaaatgtacatttttattttgaagaaatcaatgacctaacctcattattggtgcagaGAGCTCACCCAATAACgttgaactcactcacccatctcaaaaaatgaaaaattcaacaaaaatagagaatggagagcagtgttcatctagttggggagtacagttgaagtttctgtacaaattaccctttttcctctggtaatcgattacaggggtcttgtaatcgattaccaaaggaaaaagggtaatttgtacaaaaacaTCAACGGTACTCCccatctagatgaacaatgctccccaactttgtttttctgaactttgctacttgttttgttcttaactttctccaccgaactccaaatgactttattcttgttttgttggaatctagactcaaagatctttccaacaaaacaagaatcaacacatttggagttcggtggagaaagttatgagcaaaacaaccagcacaggtcagaggtggtagaaatatataaaacgttaactttaaggaattaactgcacctactcaggtgtccaaaaattataaattagtagtcattggaaagatatttgagtctactttctaataaaaaaaagaatcacatcatttggaggtctgtggaaaaatttatgattaaaattatcaacaaaggtcaaagttgacagcatgttatcttatacGTATATCTTTCCCTGTTAGAGCATGGGGagtattgttcatctaggtggggagtacagttgatgtttctgtacaaatgacaattttttctctggtaatcgattacaagacccctgtaatcgattaccagagaaaaaattgtcatttgtacagaaacttcaactatacTCCCCACCTGGATGAACAACACTCCCCAGGGTCATTTTTCTGTCCCTATGTgtgatttttttctatttttgtcaCTATAATTGATTGACAGGGGCTTTTATAGGTGTTTAAACCAAGGTAGTTCAACTGGACTCCCCATGATGGTTTTGCCCGTGTTTTTGGTGacttttttccaatttttgagatggttgagtgagtttaatggtcatgTGTATCAAATCCATTAACATTCTATGATGAGAACATATTTTGGTTCAATCCATGAATATTAACActgaaaaaatatgttgtgaATTGGAAATGTTCAATACAAtctattacaataattttttaaaatattaacgtcAGAATGATTGGAAAGTGGACATTCCATAATTTTATCAAGGAGACATTCCTCTCCTCATGAGTCAATCTTCCATTCAAAACATCAACAAACTTGGTTTTGAAAGAATGTTGCACACACaactgcataaaaaaaattcatgttagaacaatccaaaaaataattaacaaaacaagaaacacaaattGGCAAAGAGGAAAGGGGAAAGGCTAAATGGAAAATGGGAAAGAGGAAGTGGAAAAGGGGAAAGGGAAAACGTGAAAGGGGAAAAGGAATAGTGGAGATATCTTGCTCTCATCACCGAAGTCACCGGAGTTTTCCATTTTccacaacaaaatcaatataaagGAGAACATGTTTCTCGCTGGGTTGCCTCgccgaagaagatgaagctaaaataaatagaaacgaaagagaaaaaagaaagcttgaagggagaaaggagagagcttgaagagagaaaggagaaggcttgaagagagaaaggagtgagctttaagagagaaaggagaaagcttGAAGACAGAAAGGAGAAAGCTTGAAGACAGAAAGGAGAAAGCTTGAAGACAGAAAGGAGAAAGCTtggagagagaaaggagagggaACGATGACAAAGGTTAAAGAGAGGATGAAAATGGAGtaagggaaaaggaaaaaaggggaaatggaaaatgggaaacggaaaatggaaagggaaaagaaaatacCTTGTTACCGGAGCTTTCCATTGCTTCACCGGAGTCTCGCCGGAGAAGATGAAGCTTTCttcgtgagagagaaagagagaaaggagagaaaacacacacaaaatgaaaaccaaaatgcAACAGTGGAgaagaatgaaaacaaaaatgagagAGACATTTTCGGAAGCCAAATTTATTGTTAACtttaacgaaaaaaaaatattttaaataatccaATAGCCTTTTAACACGTAACGTTGtcaattttttgtcaaaattgtaTTGTTAGAATATCGGGATCCTTTAAGTTATAAGATACTGTAGACCTCACTCAGCGAAAAACCAAACATGGCAAGAGTAAGATTGATCATAGttccaattaaaataataatagtttgaGACACTTTTTTACTTTAACATTCAAGTAGTGGTTCCACAGATAATTTGTTTtaggaaaataattattaaacacctaaactttttatatttatttgatgttatttctttttatttttaaaaaaaaatataaaactatacaATTTTTTAGATCATTTTATGAATCTAAAAGTATgtcatgatatatttttaatcaagttACATCATCTTGAAAATCACTAACATATTACGGTATCAAATGAATGGATTTGAAACCTTGTGTCAAAGTATTTGTTCTTTTCTAATTATAGAAACTTGTTCAAActgtaataattatataatagaaaatggGTGTTTTACTTTGATGAAAATTTCACTGACAAAAATAAATGGAATGTGTGAGGTctattaatcatataaaaactaataataataattgaatttattaaaacaaaatatattctttaTCCTTATTTGACTCATTATGGCAGTTATCAAAATTACTTGTATATGTGTGATGATTAATGATATTATGACacacttttatattcatttgatacaaattataaaagtaaaataataaaaaaatgtaaacttatgtattatttaaaaaaaaagtaaataaagataatgtcaaatgattgtaaaatatttaaatgtataaaaaaaatttattcatatatacagaaattatttaaattgattaattttgaatttatattttgtataaattgaTTGTTTTATGATACGGAGCTTGTGTAAAAGTCATTTAAAGGGCATATTTGGAGGGAAAGAAAAGTGTGGCAGTAGATGGCTCGGGCATTTGGAAAAGTCATAGcaaaaccttcttcttcttccctgtCTTCTTCATCCAGCATTCCAAATCGAAATCTCTGCCTCATAACATCCATCACCTCAATCCTTCAAAATCTAAATCCTCAAATCCCAGATTTCTCATCTCTCAATAAATTTTCTCCTCATCTCACCCCGAACTTGGTCATTCAGGTGATCAAGAACCAAAAGAACCCACACCACGCTCTTCACTTCTTCAACTGGGCCTCCAACCCCAACCCCAACCCTAAGAACTACTCCCACACCCCTTTATGCTACGCGGCCATCACCGATCACTTGCTCTCCCACTCCCTCTTCTCCACCGCTTACTCCCTTCTTCACCACTCCGACAAACTCTCCGACTTCCTTATCTGCAGATTCATCAACGCTCTCGGTCACTGCGGCGATATCAGGGGCGCCGTTCACTGGTTCCACAAAGCAAAAAACTTGGGAAGAGAACACTGCGTCTACTCATGCAACGCCATCTTGGGCGTCCTCGTCAGAGCCAACCGTGTCAATTTTGCCAAGGCCATCTACAATCAGGTTCTCTCAGAAGCTGTGGTAGAACCCGATGTTTACACTCACACCATCATGATTCGTGGGTTTTGCAAAGTGGGGATGGTCGAGAGTGCGCGCAAGGTGTTCGACGAAATGCGCTGCGAACGCAACATTGTTACTTATAACACTTTGATCCACGGGTTTTGTAAGAAGGGTGACATGGAGGGTGCGCGGTGGGTTTTTGACAGATTGGTGGAGAGTAAGAGTTGTGAGCCGGATGTGGTGAGTTTCACCACTTTGATTGATGGGTATTCGAAAAGAGGTGAATTCCAAAAGGCGGTGGAGTGTCTGAAGCAGATGACGGAACGAGGGTGTTCTCCGAATGTTGTGACCTACAATGCCTTGGTTGAAGGTCTTTGCTTGAGCGGAGAAGTGGATGAGGCAAAGATGATAATGGGTAGGATGCGGTTGAATGGTTTGAAAGACAATGTGGCCACAAACACTAGCTTGTTGAAGGGGTTGTGTATTGTGGGAAAGTCTGATGATGCTTTTAAGCATTTCAGGGAAATGGCTAGTCGGGGGATGAAGCCGGATGTGAAAGCCTATGGGGTTGTTGTGAATGAGTATTGCAAGAATGGAAAACCAAGAGAAGCAGTCTCACTTCTGAGAGAAATGGTGACGAGGGGTGTTAAGCCAAGTGTGTCAAGCTTCAATGCAGTGTTTAGAGTTCTTGTGGATGAGGGGAAGATTGATGAAGGAGTTCTTCTTTTGAAGCAGATGAGTCGGATGGGATGCTCACCCAACTTCTTGTCATATTGCATATTGGTATGTGGACTCTGTGAAGTGAAGAGTAGGATGCAGGCAGTTGAAGAGCTTGTTTCAGACATGCTTCAGAATGGGCATAACCTGGACGCGACTTTGTATAACTGCTTACTTCAGGGATATTGTGAAGACGGGGATGAAGAAATGGCACTAAAGACATATTATGACATTATGAACAAGAACTTTGTAATCAAGCAAGACGTTTTCAGCACATTTGTGAAGGTGATGTGTGCAAAGGGGAAATTGAAAGAGGGGGATACAGTCTTTGAGGGATGCTTGCTCGGGGGATTCCAGTTAAGTGGGAAAGTTGAGGCTAATGCAACAGAGGAACACTGACGTAATTTTCAGACCAGGGAATTCTTGCACAGCTACAGTGGAGGAGGGTGTTAACTTAATCCTGCACTGGAAGTTCAATGTTCATTATTTGCAGTAGGGTTAAGTCTGTGATGATTGGTGGCATGGTTAGTAACTGGGTTTGGATAGAAACTCAGAAAAATTGAATTACTGATCGAGTGATTCAACTGGATAGgccaataatcaaaatatttaagacTACTTGactgtatattatatttttcaaaaattattatttgatactaAGTTTTTCAAACCAACACacaaaaaattcttttaataataaaatattatatttaaataagatagctattaataaaaagattatttaaaatttaaattagaagtATTTGTAGAGCTGTTCTTAGTCCAAATTGACTCCACCATGGGTTTGCTCCAACCAAATTTGGTTTGCTTATTAgtgaataaaaaagttaaactcGACTTATCCTACGGGTTAAATGGGTTAGTTTAcctaattacaatttttttttcaatttcaaaaaaaataacaatttcttttaaataaaatctaaataaagttcaatctaaatataattcaaaactatattaaacatcatatataatctaaaattttaaaaaaatatagttcaaatacaatctaaaattatgttaaactccaaatacaattcaaaatcaaaaaaatacaaaacaaattattatctAATATCAAACCACAGTTAGCACTTATTCATCTATACCATTATAatcttgaatggataaattctTAGCATAAGAGGTTTaagttttgaattatttttttaatataatttaaagtttatggATGGATTGGTGAACCAACCTAACTCACTATGGGTTTAACTTAAATGAGTCGATTTTTAGT
This Vigna angularis cultivar LongXiaoDou No.4 chromosome 4, ASM1680809v1, whole genome shotgun sequence DNA region includes the following protein-coding sequences:
- the LOC108330514 gene encoding putative pentatricopeptide repeat-containing protein At1g12700, mitochondrial; its protein translation is MARAFGKVIAKPSSSSLSSSSSIPNRNLCLITSITSILQNLNPQIPDFSSLNKFSPHLTPNLVIQVIKNQKNPHHALHFFNWASNPNPNPKNYSHTPLCYAAITDHLLSHSLFSTAYSLLHHSDKLSDFLICRFINALGHCGDIRGAVHWFHKAKNLGREHCVYSCNAILGVLVRANRVNFAKAIYNQVLSEAVVEPDVYTHTIMIRGFCKVGMVESARKVFDEMRCERNIVTYNTLIHGFCKKGDMEGARWVFDRLVESKSCEPDVVSFTTLIDGYSKRGEFQKAVECLKQMTERGCSPNVVTYNALVEGLCLSGEVDEAKMIMGRMRLNGLKDNVATNTSLLKGLCIVGKSDDAFKHFREMASRGMKPDVKAYGVVVNEYCKNGKPREAVSLLREMVTRGVKPSVSSFNAVFRVLVDEGKIDEGVLLLKQMSRMGCSPNFLSYCILVCGLCEVKSRMQAVEELVSDMLQNGHNLDATLYNCLLQGYCEDGDEEMALKTYYDIMNKNFVIKQDVFSTFVKVMCAKGKLKEGDTVFEGCLLGGFQLSGKVEANATEEH